In one Candidatus Planktophila versatilis genomic region, the following are encoded:
- a CDS encoding adenine phosphoribosyltransferase, with protein MDISQALALIRPIPDFPKPGILFQDISPLLANPEAFSTIISALAAVADEIDYVAALDARGFILGSAIALEKKVGFIPIRKSGKLPYTTFSRSYSLEYGQDELEIHTDAMEPGSRVLLIDDVLATGGTLKAAILLIQDLGAVVVSAAVLLEIQELAGRTKIASLDSAPPVFSLAQA; from the coding sequence ATGGATATCAGTCAAGCACTTGCATTGATTAGACCTATCCCGGATTTTCCTAAGCCGGGGATTCTCTTTCAGGATATCTCCCCCTTATTGGCCAATCCGGAAGCATTTTCCACCATCATATCGGCCCTCGCCGCTGTTGCAGATGAAATTGACTATGTGGCCGCACTGGATGCGCGTGGGTTCATCTTGGGTAGCGCGATCGCCCTGGAAAAGAAAGTCGGATTCATCCCAATACGCAAATCTGGAAAATTGCCCTACACAACTTTCTCGCGCAGTTACAGCTTGGAGTATGGCCAGGACGAATTAGAGATTCATACTGATGCGATGGAGCCTGGTTCGCGAGTACTCCTGATTGATGATGTTCTAGCAACTGGTGGAACTCTTAAGGCAGCAATCTTGCTCATTCAAGATCTGGGGGCTGTTGTTGTGAGCGCTGCAGTTCTTTTGGAGATTCAAGAATTGGCAGGACGCACCAAGATCGCGAGCTTAGATTCTGCTCCCCCCGTGTTCTCACTAGCACAGGCATAA
- a CDS encoding acyltransferase family protein, protein MRLPQIQGLRALAVVLVLLYHAKFLPGGYIGVDIFYVISGYLITSLLLRECEKTDGISFARFYLRRIKRLLPASSLVLIITALVSWWVYPSILRADLGRDIAAASLYISNYFFALWQMDYQNLDAIPPVVIHYWSLAVEEQFYLLWPLIIYLLYKFGKRRTVGIGIAVITLISFLLSLFLTSASPLWAFYSLPTRAWELGIGALVLFFPAKWGDFQGYAWLAVIAIGYSAARFTDASAFPGTAALFPVLATAFTLASVKNWPKVIDTSSRLPVIQWLGNISYPLYLWHWPVLVIPNLYLGRELSIIERLIAIVLTLILADLTHRFVEQPLRVREFSQTRILAGATLITILTLILSIIIINSHNNQVTLKSGEQFSLESVLALPKIYQDGCHLENGQIIPPECTYGKRNAERKIVLFGDSHAAQWFPALEKMAKENGFALTSFTKSACPGPAIRKVNKGGYKNSDCSKWRDNVYKRIAELKPEAVLVSGMQYFQRPEGYQSRAQWWQEGQRKTLLALRGLTPKVIYIADTPHPKQDIPSCLSSKKARDCDNTEKTPLITVDGYLLVDPTPWLCARTCPAVLDGIVTYRDASHISVEMSTALSAQMARALRALGLDLG, encoded by the coding sequence ATGCGTCTACCTCAGATTCAAGGACTCAGGGCGCTTGCGGTAGTCCTGGTTCTGCTTTATCACGCCAAGTTTTTACCAGGTGGATATATCGGCGTCGATATCTTCTACGTCATCTCTGGTTATCTCATCACATCTCTTCTTCTTCGGGAATGTGAGAAAACCGATGGTATTTCCTTTGCTAGGTTCTATCTCCGCCGAATAAAGCGATTACTGCCGGCCAGCTCTCTAGTTCTGATTATCACAGCGCTAGTTTCATGGTGGGTATATCCATCAATACTGCGAGCTGACTTAGGCCGAGATATTGCAGCGGCTTCGCTCTATATCTCTAACTATTTCTTTGCCCTCTGGCAAATGGATTATCAGAATTTAGACGCTATTCCCCCAGTAGTAATTCATTATTGGTCATTAGCCGTGGAAGAGCAGTTCTATCTTCTGTGGCCACTGATTATCTACTTGCTCTATAAGTTCGGTAAGCGGCGAACTGTAGGAATTGGTATCGCAGTAATCACCCTGATCTCATTTCTGTTAAGTCTGTTTCTGACATCTGCATCTCCCTTGTGGGCTTTCTATTCCTTACCCACGAGAGCTTGGGAGTTAGGTATTGGAGCGCTCGTCCTTTTCTTTCCGGCAAAGTGGGGAGATTTCCAAGGTTATGCGTGGCTTGCAGTCATTGCCATCGGTTATTCCGCCGCTCGCTTTACCGATGCATCGGCATTTCCTGGAACTGCAGCGCTTTTTCCCGTACTAGCAACTGCATTCACACTTGCTTCAGTGAAAAACTGGCCAAAAGTAATCGATACTTCTTCACGGTTACCTGTCATCCAATGGCTAGGAAATATCTCCTATCCCCTCTATTTGTGGCACTGGCCAGTATTGGTAATTCCTAACCTCTACCTCGGGCGTGAGCTTTCCATCATCGAGCGCCTGATAGCGATAGTTCTGACTCTGATTCTTGCTGACCTTACTCATCGCTTCGTGGAGCAGCCACTTCGTGTGCGGGAGTTTTCTCAAACAAGAATCTTGGCCGGCGCCACACTGATAACAATTCTCACTCTAATACTCTCCATAATTATCATCAATTCACATAATAATCAGGTCACCCTTAAATCTGGAGAGCAATTTTCACTCGAATCAGTACTTGCCCTGCCGAAGATCTATCAGGATGGATGTCATCTTGAAAACGGCCAAATCATTCCACCGGAATGCACATATGGAAAAAGGAATGCAGAGCGGAAGATTGTCCTATTTGGAGATTCTCATGCGGCACAATGGTTTCCCGCGCTGGAGAAAATGGCGAAAGAAAATGGTTTTGCCCTTACTTCATTTACTAAATCCGCGTGTCCAGGACCTGCAATACGTAAGGTCAACAAAGGTGGCTACAAGAACTCTGATTGTTCTAAATGGAGAGATAACGTATACAAGAGAATCGCAGAGTTGAAACCAGAAGCAGTACTGGTATCAGGAATGCAGTACTTTCAAAGACCTGAGGGTTATCAATCTCGCGCCCAGTGGTGGCAAGAGGGACAGCGAAAGACTCTTCTGGCACTTCGGGGATTAACGCCGAAAGTTATCTATATCGCGGATACTCCACACCCGAAGCAAGACATTCCGAGTTGTCTCTCTTCCAAGAAGGCCAGGGATTGCGACAACACGGAAAAGACACCCTTAATAACAGTTGATGGATACCTACTTGTAGATCCAACGCCGTGGTTATGTGCAAGAACTTGTCCCGCAGTTCTGGATGGAATCGTCACCTACCGAGACGCATCTCATATCAGTGTGGAAATGAGCACCGCGCTATCGGCACAGATGGCGAGAGCGCTACGCGCACTTGGTCTGGATTTGGGATAG
- a CDS encoding thymidine kinase, with the protein MAELIYYCGTMDSGKSTLALQTAHNHKSRGRTGLIFTSKDRAGAGLISSRLGLQSEAIEVETSLDIHKFVVDHLSAGDRIDYIICDEAQFYQPDQIDGLAKIVDGLGIDVYAFGILADFRTKLFPGSARLVELADRVNTLQVEALCWCGSRATHNARTINGVMVTEGEQVVVGDVGKSDEIAYEVLCRRHHMRQVTARASRAGHISSDPLPFTEI; encoded by the coding sequence GTGGCTGAACTGATTTACTACTGCGGAACTATGGATTCGGGTAAGTCAACCCTTGCGCTGCAAACCGCGCATAACCATAAGTCACGTGGACGCACCGGACTCATCTTTACGAGTAAAGATCGTGCTGGGGCAGGTCTTATTAGTTCTCGTTTAGGGTTGCAATCTGAAGCAATTGAAGTTGAAACCTCACTGGATATTCATAAATTTGTGGTTGATCATTTATCTGCTGGTGACCGCATCGATTACATCATCTGTGACGAAGCTCAGTTCTATCAGCCCGATCAGATAGATGGTTTGGCAAAGATTGTCGATGGGCTAGGTATTGATGTCTATGCATTTGGAATTCTTGCTGATTTTAGAACCAAGCTCTTCCCAGGATCTGCCCGTCTCGTTGAACTAGCCGATCGTGTAAACACGCTGCAAGTGGAGGCGCTTTGCTGGTGCGGATCACGTGCTACACATAACGCTCGAACGATAAATGGCGTCATGGTTACCGAAGGTGAACAAGTGGTGGTCGGAGATGTTGGTAAAAGTGATGAGATTGCCTATGAAGTCCTATGCCGTAGACACCACATGCGCCAAGTCACAGCTCGCGCATCACGAGCCGGTCATATAAGTTCTGACCCATTGCCATTTACTGAAATCTAA
- a CDS encoding DUF554 domain-containing protein produces the protein MFVGLGTVINLLTIIVGAAIGIALGGRLPKKSQKMITDVLGLITLLGATSALLPLWSNEFKDSLPDGSPLLLVLASMLIGGLLGTALKIEKRVENFGENLRKNFKASSDSPFVEGFVSASLLFVIGPLAILGSVSDGMSQGLDQLILKSSLDFFAAMAFASTLGIGVMASIIPVGIYQGFWTIIGFFAGSVLEQYQIDAMTICGGLMLVGIGLRLLNIKKISVANLLPALVIAPVLATVLHSI, from the coding sequence ATGTTTGTAGGCCTCGGAACAGTAATCAATTTACTCACCATCATCGTAGGTGCGGCTATCGGAATCGCCTTAGGTGGTCGACTGCCTAAGAAATCGCAAAAGATGATTACTGATGTTCTGGGGCTCATCACCCTATTGGGTGCGACTTCGGCACTTTTGCCGCTATGGTCAAATGAATTCAAGGATTCACTTCCGGATGGATCACCGCTTCTCTTGGTTTTGGCATCCATGCTCATCGGAGGTCTACTCGGAACCGCTCTCAAGATTGAGAAACGAGTTGAGAACTTTGGCGAGAATCTAAGAAAGAACTTTAAGGCATCTAGTGATAGTCCTTTTGTCGAAGGCTTCGTCAGTGCCTCACTGTTATTTGTGATCGGCCCACTTGCAATCCTTGGCAGCGTCAGCGATGGCATGTCTCAAGGTTTAGATCAACTCATTCTCAAATCTTCACTCGACTTCTTTGCCGCAATGGCATTCGCATCCACCCTGGGAATCGGCGTGATGGCATCGATTATTCCAGTTGGTATCTACCAGGGCTTCTGGACGATTATCGGTTTCTTTGCCGGGTCTGTTCTCGAGCAGTATCAAATTGATGCGATGACTATCTGCGGAGGGCTGATGCTGGTTGGCATCGGATTACGTCTGCTCAATATCAAGAAGATATCAGTTGCAAATCTGTTGCCAGCTCTGGTTATTGCGCCAGTACTGGCAACAGTCCTACATTCGATCTAA
- a CDS encoding YczE/YyaS/YitT family protein, with translation MNLASIIKSLRPHKTVPITPWTAQGLWDLTPLRTAILFFGLAIFGLGDSLLIQAGIGNAPWTVFAEGLTLKTGLSIGWATFIISVSVMLLWIPLNERVGFGTISNIVIIAAFIQIGTIIFPKQDNFAIGVIFDLIGIALVGLGSALYITCGLGRGPRDGAMTGIHYKTGVRVGRVRMGIEVTVLIIGWFLGGTVGLGTALFALFIGQSVAIFLGLVARLTHKYV, from the coding sequence GTGAATCTCGCATCCATCATCAAAAGTCTGCGCCCCCATAAAACTGTCCCCATAACGCCATGGACCGCGCAAGGACTTTGGGACCTCACTCCCCTGCGAACTGCGATTCTTTTCTTTGGTTTAGCTATTTTCGGTCTCGGTGATTCATTACTTATCCAGGCTGGAATTGGAAATGCTCCGTGGACTGTATTTGCCGAAGGTCTGACGCTAAAAACTGGGTTGAGTATCGGATGGGCAACTTTCATTATTAGCGTGTCCGTGATGCTGCTCTGGATTCCACTTAATGAACGAGTTGGTTTTGGAACAATCTCGAATATCGTCATCATTGCAGCGTTTATTCAAATCGGAACAATCATCTTCCCGAAGCAAGACAATTTCGCCATCGGAGTTATCTTTGATCTCATTGGAATCGCACTGGTCGGATTAGGCTCTGCCCTCTACATCACCTGTGGCCTAGGACGTGGTCCTCGAGATGGCGCCATGACCGGGATCCACTACAAAACAGGGGTTCGTGTGGGACGCGTACGAATGGGCATTGAGGTCACAGTCTTGATTATCGGCTGGTTCCTCGGAGGCACTGTTGGGCTCGGAACCGCCCTATTTGCCCTCTTTATTGGGCAATCTGTCGCCATTTTTCTTGGTCTTGTTGCGCGTTTAACCCACAAGTACGTCTAA
- a CDS encoding NCS2 family permease gives MLDSYFKIKERGSSIAQEVRGGLVTFFTMAYIVALNPLILATTDGAGEFIGGGDRTNAIIIVAAGTALIAGILTILMGAVANFPLALATGLGLNTFVAVSIAKNATWAQAMGLVLIEGILILILVLTGFRIAVFKAIPTALKVAISVGIGLFIALIGLVDAGFVRRTPNVVWGSTNSKPSAVPLELGDGGTLVGWPIVVFAFGLFLTIILMIKKIKGSILIGIISSTVLAIIVESQFKVGNSFVSPTESNSRGWGLNTPTLPKDASGSLNLTDAPRFDSLGLGFDDIFGAFTNPKTGALAACLLVFTLLLADFFDTMGTMTAIGNQAGLVDKSGNVQGANRILVVDSIAAAAGGAAGISSNTSYIESASGVGEGARTGLSSIVTGIAFLLTTFLAPLVAIIPYEAATPALIIVGFLMMGQVKNIEWDDLGIGIPAFLTIILMPFSYNISVGIGAGFVTHVVIRIVQGRRKEVHPLLLLVSGLFMIYFLSSPINAWI, from the coding sequence ATGTTGGATTCCTATTTCAAGATTAAAGAGCGAGGGTCATCGATAGCCCAAGAGGTTAGAGGTGGGCTAGTTACCTTCTTTACAATGGCATATATCGTTGCGCTCAACCCGCTGATCCTTGCCACAACTGATGGCGCTGGAGAATTCATCGGTGGCGGAGATCGAACCAACGCAATCATTATCGTTGCCGCTGGAACTGCACTTATCGCCGGAATTTTGACCATCCTCATGGGAGCTGTCGCGAATTTTCCATTGGCACTTGCTACCGGCCTAGGCTTAAACACCTTTGTCGCTGTTTCAATCGCCAAGAACGCTACCTGGGCGCAGGCCATGGGCTTAGTTCTCATTGAAGGTATTCTCATTCTCATTCTGGTTCTGACCGGATTTAGAATTGCGGTCTTCAAGGCGATTCCAACGGCACTTAAGGTTGCTATCTCGGTGGGTATCGGATTGTTTATCGCCCTCATTGGCCTAGTCGATGCCGGATTCGTGCGACGTACTCCAAATGTGGTGTGGGGAAGCACGAATTCCAAGCCTTCTGCAGTTCCACTAGAACTTGGTGATGGCGGAACACTTGTGGGTTGGCCGATTGTCGTCTTCGCTTTTGGTCTCTTCCTGACCATCATCTTGATGATCAAAAAGATCAAGGGTTCCATTCTCATTGGAATCATCTCTTCAACGGTCCTAGCAATCATCGTAGAATCCCAATTTAAAGTTGGAAATAGCTTCGTCAGTCCTACTGAGTCAAACTCACGAGGATGGGGTTTAAATACTCCTACGCTACCGAAGGACGCATCCGGCTCTCTTAATCTGACAGATGCTCCACGTTTTGATTCACTAGGTTTGGGATTCGATGACATCTTTGGAGCGTTCACCAATCCAAAGACTGGTGCTTTGGCAGCATGCCTTCTTGTCTTCACGCTATTGCTGGCAGACTTCTTCGACACAATGGGAACTATGACTGCGATTGGAAACCAAGCAGGATTGGTTGATAAGAGCGGCAATGTTCAAGGTGCTAATCGCATCCTCGTTGTTGACTCAATAGCTGCCGCCGCTGGTGGAGCTGCTGGTATTTCATCGAACACCAGTTACATTGAATCTGCATCTGGTGTGGGTGAAGGTGCTAGAACTGGCCTTTCCTCAATCGTGACTGGAATTGCGTTCTTGTTGACAACATTCCTAGCGCCGCTCGTGGCAATTATTCCTTACGAGGCTGCAACACCTGCGCTAATCATTGTTGGATTCCTCATGATGGGACAAGTAAAGAACATCGAGTGGGATGACTTGGGAATTGGCATTCCAGCCTTCCTGACCATCATCTTGATGCCATTTAGCTATAACATCTCGGTCGGTATCGGAGCTGGTTTCGTTACCCACGTTGTTATTCGCATAGTTCAGGGACGTCGTAAGGAAGTTCATCCTTTGCTACTTCTTGTCTCTGGTCTCTTCATGATCTACTTCTTATCATCTCCAATTAATGCCTGGATTTAA
- a CDS encoding uracil-DNA glycosylase: MGRVFLPVHSSWNGLLDPLAPQIEKILQTISSDDIAPRNDRIFAALEMDLSSVKCVIVGQDPYPTRGNAHGLAFSVNPDVQPLPASLRNIFTELVSDLGIERPKNGDLTPWRDQGVLLLNRVLTTKVGESNAHADIGWQQITGAIAQAAAVQGAFGVLWGKSAQELSHLFTHSIKSVHPSPLSAYRGFFGTKPFSQVNQELQHRGVSPINWSL, translated from the coding sequence ATGGGTCGCGTTTTTTTGCCCGTGCACTCTAGTTGGAATGGCCTTCTCGACCCATTAGCTCCTCAGATTGAGAAGATTCTTCAGACAATCTCCAGCGATGACATCGCACCACGAAACGATCGAATATTTGCTGCTTTAGAAATGGATTTGAGTTCGGTCAAATGCGTGATTGTCGGACAAGACCCTTATCCCACCAGGGGTAATGCCCATGGGTTGGCTTTCTCGGTAAACCCTGATGTGCAGCCGCTGCCAGCATCGCTCAGAAACATCTTCACCGAATTAGTCAGCGATCTGGGGATCGAGCGTCCGAAAAATGGAGATCTCACTCCATGGCGTGACCAAGGTGTTCTACTTCTTAATCGGGTTCTCACAACGAAGGTAGGCGAAAGTAATGCACACGCGGATATTGGTTGGCAGCAAATAACAGGTGCGATTGCTCAAGCTGCAGCGGTACAAGGTGCCTTTGGAGTTCTCTGGGGAAAGAGCGCACAGGAGCTTTCACATCTTTTCACTCACAGCATCAAAAGTGTCCATCCAAGTCCGCTTAGTGCATATCGCGGGTTCTTTGGTACCAAGCCTTTTTCACAAGTCAATCAAGAACTACAACACCGGGGAGTTTCTCCCATCAATTGGTCCCTGTAA
- a CDS encoding ABC transporter ATP-binding protein, whose product MSNNRVLELRDVSVRRGQKNILGPLNFAIAPGERWVVLGPNGAGKSTLLQILATRMFPTSGTVFLLDKQLGKVDVWELRTRIGICGALISEDIPPDEKVRDVVLTAAYAILGRWNEAYDLWDESRAVALLTTFGVRELADREYGTLSEGERKRVQISRALMADPELLLLDEPASGLDLGGREDLLKRFTVFASDPLAPASILVTHHIEEIPAGTTHALILKDGLAAVSGPIHEVITSEHMSHVFDLPMEVSHDGSRFFARAL is encoded by the coding sequence ATGAGTAATAATCGCGTTCTAGAGCTACGTGATGTCTCTGTCCGAAGAGGCCAGAAGAACATTCTGGGCCCGCTGAATTTTGCGATAGCCCCGGGCGAGCGATGGGTGGTCCTTGGACCAAACGGCGCCGGAAAATCCACGCTCCTGCAAATATTGGCAACAAGGATGTTTCCTACATCAGGAACTGTCTTCTTACTTGATAAGCAGCTCGGCAAGGTCGATGTCTGGGAACTTCGTACCCGAATCGGCATATGTGGAGCACTTATCTCAGAAGATATTCCGCCCGATGAGAAAGTACGCGATGTAGTACTCACTGCAGCGTACGCAATTCTTGGTCGTTGGAATGAGGCCTATGACCTATGGGATGAATCCAGAGCCGTAGCTCTTCTCACAACATTTGGGGTGCGGGAATTAGCAGATAGAGAATATGGAACTTTGAGTGAGGGTGAACGCAAGCGCGTTCAAATCTCCCGAGCACTCATGGCTGACCCAGAGTTACTTCTTCTAGATGAGCCAGCCTCTGGATTAGATCTAGGTGGGCGCGAGGATCTCTTAAAGAGATTCACTGTCTTCGCATCCGATCCATTAGCTCCAGCTTCGATTCTTGTCACTCATCACATAGAAGAGATTCCAGCCGGCACCACACATGCTCTCATTCTCAAAGATGGATTAGCGGCCGTCTCAGGTCCAATTCACGAAGTGATTACATCTGAACATATGTCTCATGTCTTTGATTTGCCGATGGAAGTAAGTCACGATGGGTCGCGTTTTTTTGCCCGTGCACTCTAG
- the serB gene encoding phosphoserine phosphatase SerB, with protein MSAEKSHYTGLILVSGVDSPGITRALFETLAPFAVTILDIEQVVIRERLILTALISLNPDHAQVIEADLSECAQVLSVDIATSFGAQEGATIAAKTGLVHVVLLTTELHPRSIAAVAEAITAQSGNIERIHRTASYPITAIELTVSGANTAKLRQSLAAVSNEFSIDIAVSPGGLMRWAKKLVVLDVDSTLIQQEVIELLAAHAGVEPQVREITERAMRGELDFKQSLEARVALLAGLPEKVISDVREQIVLTPGARTLIETLHKLGHNVAVVSGGFTAVIEPILKDLGIAHYRANTLEVIDGKLTGKVIGDVIDRAAKAVALRDFAKIVGVELEQTIAIGDGANDLDMIAIAGMGIAFNAKPAVKAAADSSVSAPYLDSVLYLLGISREDIEEAGASRK; from the coding sequence ATGAGCGCCGAGAAGAGTCACTACACAGGTCTTATTCTCGTATCCGGCGTCGACTCCCCCGGAATCACTCGAGCTCTTTTTGAGACCCTGGCGCCCTTTGCCGTCACCATTTTAGATATCGAACAGGTAGTAATCCGTGAGCGACTTATTCTCACCGCTCTGATCTCACTTAATCCCGATCATGCGCAAGTGATTGAGGCAGACCTCAGTGAATGTGCGCAAGTGTTATCCGTTGACATAGCAACCTCTTTCGGCGCCCAAGAGGGCGCGACAATTGCTGCTAAGACAGGGCTCGTTCACGTTGTGCTTCTCACAACTGAACTACATCCTCGTTCTATTGCCGCGGTAGCCGAAGCAATAACTGCACAAAGTGGGAATATCGAGCGTATTCATCGCACCGCTAGTTATCCGATCACTGCAATCGAATTAACGGTATCCGGTGCCAACACAGCCAAACTTCGGCAATCACTAGCTGCGGTATCGAATGAATTTTCAATTGATATAGCCGTCTCTCCCGGTGGCCTGATGCGCTGGGCTAAGAAATTGGTTGTTTTAGATGTGGACTCAACTCTTATTCAGCAGGAAGTGATTGAACTACTCGCAGCCCATGCTGGCGTCGAGCCACAAGTGCGAGAGATAACCGAACGCGCCATGCGCGGAGAACTAGATTTCAAGCAGAGCCTGGAAGCAAGAGTTGCGCTACTTGCAGGACTTCCGGAGAAGGTAATTTCTGATGTGCGCGAGCAGATAGTTCTTACTCCTGGGGCGCGCACTCTGATTGAAACCTTACATAAGCTTGGACATAACGTAGCTGTTGTCTCAGGTGGCTTTACTGCGGTCATTGAACCAATACTTAAAGATTTGGGTATCGCCCATTACCGAGCCAATACGCTAGAAGTCATCGATGGAAAGCTCACAGGTAAAGTCATCGGAGATGTCATCGATCGCGCCGCAAAAGCCGTTGCCCTTCGTGATTTTGCCAAGATTGTTGGGGTTGAACTAGAGCAGACGATTGCAATCGGTGATGGCGCCAATGATCTGGATATGATTGCAATCGCAGGAATGGGAATAGCATTTAATGCAAAGCCAGCGGTCAAAGCGGCTGCAGATAGCTCTGTCAGCGCACCATACCTAGATTCTGTTCTCTATCTTCTAGGAATCTCGCGGGAAGATATCGAAGAGGCGGGCGCGAGCCGGAAGTAA
- the hisG gene encoding ATP phosphoribosyltransferase, which translates to MLRIAVPNKGSLADASIEILKEAGYRQRTDSRDLVLIDPANGVEFYYLRPRDIAIYVGSGELEAGITGRDLLIDSGADAQEILPLDFGGSTFRFAGPAQEKLSLSSISGKRVATAYPGLVQKHLSDLKIKADVVRLDGAVESSIRLGVADLIADVVSTGNTLRQAGLAIFGDPILVSEAILIKGKAPAAAAELEILIRRLQGVVTARQYVLLDYDIPKKSVDQACAITPGLESPTISPLQKPDWVAVRAMVLRKDTNRLMDELWALGARGILVTDIHACRL; encoded by the coding sequence ATGTTACGAATAGCTGTCCCAAACAAGGGTTCACTTGCTGATGCCTCGATTGAGATCCTAAAAGAGGCTGGATATCGCCAACGTACCGACTCTCGCGATCTGGTTCTGATAGACCCTGCTAACGGCGTTGAGTTCTATTATCTTCGCCCACGCGATATTGCGATCTATGTTGGCTCTGGTGAGTTAGAAGCAGGAATCACGGGGCGAGATCTGCTTATTGACTCTGGTGCAGATGCGCAAGAAATTCTCCCCCTTGATTTTGGGGGATCAACATTTAGATTCGCCGGACCTGCACAGGAGAAGCTATCTCTTTCATCTATCAGCGGTAAGCGCGTAGCAACGGCCTATCCAGGATTGGTGCAGAAACATCTTTCAGATTTGAAGATTAAGGCAGATGTCGTTCGCCTGGATGGTGCGGTAGAAAGCAGCATCAGATTAGGAGTTGCCGATCTGATAGCCGATGTTGTCAGTACTGGAAATACTCTTCGCCAGGCTGGGTTAGCTATCTTCGGTGATCCAATCTTGGTTTCCGAAGCCATCTTGATTAAAGGCAAAGCGCCAGCCGCCGCTGCCGAATTAGAGATTCTTATTCGTCGTTTGCAAGGCGTTGTGACCGCAAGACAATACGTGCTTCTTGATTATGACATCCCTAAGAAGAGCGTGGATCAGGCTTGTGCCATCACTCCTGGTCTGGAGTCACCAACGATTTCTCCTCTTCAAAAGCCAGATTGGGTTGCGGTGCGCGCCATGGTGCTACGTAAAGATACCAATCGCTTAATGGATGAACTTTGGGCACTGGGTGCACGCGGAATTCTGGTTACTGATATTCATGCCTGCAGACTGTAA
- a CDS encoding phosphoribosyl-ATP diphosphatase: MKSFDSLWLELAQKLAERAEGSATVAAVDAGVHTIGKKILEEAGEVWLAAEHESDEALAEEISQLIYHLQTMMLARGLTPTDIYKYL; encoded by the coding sequence ATGAAATCATTTGACTCACTCTGGCTTGAGTTAGCGCAAAAGCTGGCTGAACGCGCCGAGGGTTCGGCGACTGTCGCTGCCGTAGATGCCGGAGTTCACACGATCGGAAAAAAGATCCTGGAAGAGGCTGGTGAAGTCTGGTTAGCAGCTGAACATGAGTCAGATGAGGCTCTAGCCGAGGAAATTAGCCAATTGATTTACCATCTACAAACAATGATGCTCGCCCGGGGTCTCACACCTACTGATATTTATAAGTACCTCTAA
- the rpe gene encoding ribulose-phosphate 3-epimerase, translated as MSNEVRITPSILNADFAHLDSEIAKIAQASDLIHLDIMDNVFVPNLTFDFQAATEIIKNCPIPVDSHLMVADVDSIAIQYAEAGSASVTIHVEATSDIRSTLKEIKSHGARASIALKPNTAINDYSEYFDLIDMVLIMTVEPGFGGQKFMENMMSKVKEARKLIGSRPIWLQVDGGISLATIEIAREAGADTFVAGSAVFSAQDPAMMVEQLRTQAALH; from the coding sequence ATGTCGAATGAAGTTCGAATCACCCCAAGTATTCTCAATGCTGATTTTGCACATCTTGACTCAGAGATTGCCAAGATTGCGCAGGCAAGTGATTTGATTCACCTGGATATCATGGACAACGTTTTTGTTCCCAATTTGACCTTTGATTTTCAGGCCGCAACAGAGATCATTAAGAACTGCCCAATTCCAGTTGATTCGCATTTAATGGTTGCAGATGTGGATTCGATAGCAATTCAGTATGCCGAAGCTGGTTCTGCCAGCGTTACTATTCATGTCGAGGCCACTTCTGACATTCGCAGTACTTTGAAGGAGATTAAGAGCCACGGTGCTCGGGCTTCGATCGCTCTGAAACCAAATACCGCTATCAACGATTATTCAGAGTACTTCGATCTGATCGATATGGTTCTTATCATGACTGTCGAACCTGGCTTCGGTGGACAGAAGTTCATGGAAAATATGATGAGTAAGGTCAAAGAAGCGAGAAAATTGATAGGCAGCAGACCTATCTGGCTGCAAGTTGATGGCGGAATTTCACTTGCCACCATCGAGATTGCTCGAGAAGCGGGAGCTGACACATTTGTAGCCGGCAGCGCAGTCTTTAGCGCGCAAGATCCGGCGATGATGGTTGAGCAATTGCGCACACAAGCCGCACTTCACTAA